In the genome of Gadus morhua chromosome 12, gadMor3.0, whole genome shotgun sequence, one region contains:
- the zbtb11 gene encoding zinc finger and BTB domain-containing protein 11, which translates to MSSEESYLAIIRYLTDEREPYAPGTHGNTKRKIRKAAACYVVRSGTLYYQRRLKGQKDFTELEVVLQDGRRTELINQAHIAEEGDHLNQQLTWDSISQKYWWRGILKHVKDHIRECPACQSRRNTDDGTGTRAGGRQGGRRRGVEEEEEEDREDELDFMGSRARMGKSSGKHELVFVDSKGEVNQFLPRHSQTMLDKLNTQRLNNQFCDITLLIEGEEHRAHKAVLAACSEYFHELFVEKGAVSTHEAVVDLSGFTKASFLPLLDFAYTSSLTFNFCVMADIATLARHLLMAEVLQICESVHKQVEEQQLMVYQRGDTHTVVSSQPAGPEATEEEGGSFLVTIQSDGQAVVTHAGVAVVAASDEEGVLVEQALAIVSQAEEDADPGARGNQVGADNETVTLMGRVPEEEEGETLTVVTHSGQAGAGDSLAVVSACLAMEPPPTDKPAAQDPAVGEETPGQQGASSQDPDPDTATSTEMSRGDVSSGTTSRDDAVSTTAAVVETASSLEVVPEEAVAEAEPPPPKRKRGRPAKVKKEVVVMEEEVEPMEETDSLASALPGEEEGSADDPNRRRLRQRSIVEGGYARLHMGLEEEEEDKKNLAPPPHPTPAKIPPGKPGRRGRPPKRPLEVSDPSKPDPGADGSEVTATEGEGEGGGDASARTKGGPDAEGMLDGEHACSECGMTFQRRYALIMHTLKHEKTRAYKCSLCSKEFQYAASLRAHLARHKQHSGQRALPLKPPAAAAAAAADLGADQGGDPDDKSGVRTKREFVCDICGKTLPKLYSLRIHMLNHTGVRPHCCKVCGKSFANKHSLKMHRALHDNTKQFQCGYCSKTFVSRRSMEEHTSMHTGESKYLCNICGDTFHRASALSKHTKKHQPKPEVRAFACTHCDKSFFEAKDLQQHMNKHMGLKPFQCQVCGKCYSWKKDWYSHVKSHSVAEPYRCTVCGKEFFEKALFRRHVKKATHGKKGRVKQNLERVCEHCGRKFTQLREYRRHVNNHQGVKPFECLTCGVAWADARSLKRHVRTHTGERPYVCPICQEAHIDARTLRKHMAKYHENNLPGKIMLEKDTLQFHNQGTQVEHAVSILASDLPPELRPAHAEAQAVSCSEEIETVLITEETVEAMQAAQAVVGDGGGGGVATLSDQSIMQVVNYVLAQQGMGVAGTNGKLEDSPQEDAITEESPQEESPQEESLQEESLQEESLQEESPQEEMLQADLPQEESPQEDIQTMEVEVPHVAEGE; encoded by the exons ATGTCGAGCGAAGAAAGCTACTTGGCCATCATTCGCTATTTGACTGACGAGCGGGAGCCGTACGCGCCGGGGACTCACGGCAACACCAAGAGGAAGATCCGCAAGGCCGCCGCCTGCTACGTGGTGAGGAGCGGCACCCTTTACTACCAGCGGCGGCTGAAAGGCCAGAAGGACTTCACggagctggaggtggtgctgcAGGACGGACGCAGGACGGAACTTATCAACCAGGCGCACATTGCCGAGGAAGGCGACCACCTCAACCAGCAGCTCACATGGGACTCCATCTCGCAGAAGTACTGGTGGAGAG GTATTCTCAAACACGTCAAGGACCACATCAGAGAATGCCCTGCGTGTCAGAGTCGGCGAAACACGGATGATGGCACGGGGACACGAGCAGGGGGGCGTCAAGGGGGCAGACGCAGGggcgtggaggaagaggaggaggaagatagaGAAGATGAGTTGGACTTTATGGGCTCCAGAGCCAGGATGGGAAAGTCGTCGGGCAAACACGAGCTCGTCTTT GTTGACAGTAAGGGCGAGGTGAACCAGTTCCTCCCCAGACACAGCCAGACCATGCTGGACAAGCTGAACACGCAGCGTCTCAACAACCAGTTCTGTGACATCACGCTGCTGATCGAGGGGGAGGAGCATCGTGCGCACAAGGCGGTGCTCGCCGCGTGCAGCGAGTACTTCCACGAGCTGTTTGTGGAGAAGGGGGCCGTGTCCACTCACGAGGCCGTGGTCGACCTTTCCG GCTTCACCAAGGCCAGCTTCCTGCCGCTCCTGGACTTCGCCTACACCTCGTCGCTGACCTTCAACTTCTGCGTGATGGCGGACATCGCCACGCTGGCCCGCCACCTGCTCATGGCCGAGGTGCTGCAGATCTGCGAGTCGGTCCACaagcaggtggaggagcagcagctgatGGTGTACCAGCGCGGCGACACCCACACGGTGGTGTCCAGCCAGCCCGCCGGCCCTGaggccacggaggaggaggggggctccTTCCTGGTCACCATCCAGAGTGACGGCCAGGCGGTCGTCACGCACGCCGGCGTCGCCGTGGTGGCGGCTTCGGACGAGGAGGGGGTCCTGGTGGagcaggcgctcgccatcgtgTCCCAGGCGGAGGAGGACGCCGACCCGGGCGCGCGCGGCAACCAGGTCGGCGCCGACAACGAGACCGTCACCCTCATGGGCCGCGtccccgaggaggaggagggggagaccctGACGGTGGTGACTCACAGCGGGCAGGCCGGCGCCGGCGACTCCCTGGCGGTGGTCTCGGCGTGCCTTGCGATGGAGCCGCCGCCGACCGACAAGCCCGCCGCCCAGGACCCCGCGGTCGGTGAGGAAACccccggccagcagggggcgtcaTCGCAGGACCCCGACCCGGACACTGCCACCTCCACAGAAATGTCACGGGGGGACGTTTCTTCCGGCACAACCTCCAGAGACGACGCCGTTTCCACGACGGCTGCCGTCGTGGAAACGGCGTCGTCTCTGGAGGTGGTGCCGGAAGAAGCAGTAGCGGAGGCCGAGCCACCGCCTCCCAAACGGAAGCGGGGTCGTCCCGCAAAGGTCaagaaggaggtggtggtgatggaggaggag GTGGAGCCGATGGAGGAGACGGACTCCCTGGCCTCGGCCCTtcccggggaggaggaggggtcagcAGACGACCCCAACAGACGGCGTCTACGGCAGCGCTCCATCGTCGAGGGGGGCTACGCCCGGCTCCAcatggggctggaggaggaggaagaggacaagaAGAACCTGGCCCCGCCACCACACCCCACCCCCGCCAAG ATCCCTCCCGGTAAACCGGGTCGGCGAGGCCGGCCACCAAAGAGACCCCTGGAGGTCTCGGACCCCTCCAAACCCGACCCCGGGGCCgatgggtcagaggtcaccgccacggagggggagggggagggggggggagacgccaGCGCCAGGACCAAGGGGGGCCCGGACGCAGAGGGCATGCTGGACGGGGAACACGCGTGCTCGGAGTGCGGCATGACGTTCCAGCGGCGCTACGCCCTCATCATGCACACGCTGAAACACGAGAAGACCCGCGCCTACAAGTGCAGC TTGTGCAGTAAGGAGTTCCAGTACGCCGCCTCTCTGCGGGCCCACCTCGCCCGCCACAAGCAGCACAGTGGCCAGCGGGCGCTGCCCCTCAAGcccccggccgccgccgccgccgccgccgccgacctcGGGGCCGACCAGGGCGGCGACCCGGACGACAAGTCGGGCGTGCGCACCAAGCGGGAGTTCGTCTGCGACATCTGCGGCAAGACGCTGCCCAAGCTGTACTCGCTGCGCATCCACATGCTGAACCACACGGGCGTGCGGCCGCACTGCTGCAAGGTGTGCGGCAAGTCGTTCGCCAACAAGCACAGCCTGAAGATGCACCGCGCGCTGCACGACAACACCAAGCAGTTCCAGTGCGGCTACTGCAGCAAGACCTTCGTCAGCcgccgcagcatggaggagcaCACCAGCATGCACACAG GGGAGTCTAAGTACTTGTGCAACATCTGCGGAGACACCTTCCACCGTGCGTCGGCCCTGAGCAAGCACACCAAGAAGCACCAGCCGAAGCCTGAGGTCCGCGCCTTTGCCTGCACACA CTGTGACAAGAGCTTCTTCGAGGCCAAGGACCTGCAGCAGCACATGAACAAGCACATGGGCCTGAAGCCCTTCCAGTGCCAGGTGTGTGGGAAGTGCTACAGCTGGAAGAAGGACTGGTACTCCCATGTCAAGTCCCACAGCGTGGCAGAGCCATACAG GTGTACCGTGTGTGGTAAGGAGTTCTTTGAGAAGGCCCTGTTCCGGAGGCACGTGAAGAAGGCGACGCACGGGAAGAAGGGCCGTGTGAAGCAGAACCTGGAGCGGGTCTGCGAGCACTGCGGCAGGAAGTTCACCCAGCTCCGAGAGTACCGGCGCCACGTCAACAACCACCAGG GCGTGAAGCCCTTCGAGTGCCTGACGTGCGGCGTGGCGTGGGCCGACGCGCGCTCCCTGAAGCGccacgtgcgcacgcacacgggCGAGCGGCCGTACGTGTGCCCCATCTGCCAGGAGGCGCACATCGACGCGCGCACGCTCCGCAAGCACATGGCCAAGTACCACGAGAACAACCTGCCGGGCAAGATCATGCTGGAGAAGGACACGCTGCAGTTCCACAACCAGGGCACGCAGGTGGAGCACGCCGTCAGCATCCTGGCCTCCGACCTGCCCCCCGAGCTGCGGCCGGCCCACGCCGAGGCCCAGGCCGTCTCCTGCTCCGAGGAGATCGAGACGGTCCTGATCAcggaggagacggtggaggCCATGCAGGCGGCGCAGGCGGTCGTCggggacggcggcggcggcggggtggCCACGCTGTCGGATCAGAGCATCATGCAGGTGGTGAACTACGTCCTGGCCCAGCAGGGGATGGGTGTGGCCGGGACCAATGGGAAGCTGGAGGACTCGCCGCAGGAGGATGCGATCACGGAGGAATCGCCCCAGGAGGAATCGCCCCAGGAGGAATCGCTCCAGGAGGAATCGCTCCAGGAGGAATCGCTCCAGGAGGAATCGCCCCAGGAGGAAATGCTCCAGGCGGATTTGCCCCAGGAGGAATCACCCCAGGAGGACATCCAGaccatggaggtggaggtgccgCATGTGGCCGAGGGGgagtga